The following nucleotide sequence is from Pectinophora gossypiella chromosome 17, ilPecGoss1.1, whole genome shotgun sequence.
ATTCCGGAATATCAACATCAGACTCTAATTGTAACTCGAAAGCCTCTCTAGTAGCTACATCAAGCTTGGACCATAACAAATGGAACAGCATAAAATTCCTATCTGGTAACTGGTATTTATctaaaatttcaatattttctttaaaggtACGAAAAACTCTATTTAATTCTGTACTACTTTTAGACTTCACAGATTCACAGTGTAATAATTTTTCATAGAATATTGACGCTAACACTCTTTTACGTTCATAatgatttttcaaaacattGTATGCATTTAAATAATTCTCATCTGAAATtggataattctttattaaatccAATGCACATCCTCGAACATAGGTCAATAAATAATGTAGCTTTTCCACTGCTGGAATTTCCCTATTATGAATAAGTGAGTCATAAAGTTGTTTAAAAGAAATCCAATTTTCAATCCTTCCATCAAAAggcgttatgtttattttaggcAGCTTTACACTTAAGCACTGATTATCCGAAACTGAAACTGAAGGTTTTATATCAGCTTGCGACTTCTTCAACATACGATACTTTATTGACCTCACTTTTGTTTCAAACTGAGCCGAAAAATTTAACTCGCCTGGTCTGTGTTCTTTCGAGACTGACGCCAATACTTCTATCTGCGCTCTGTGAAACTCATCCGTAATTTCTTTCACGTCCTGTAAAGTATATCCTACCAAGTCCGTGTTTTCCATACTTTCGATACGGGCAAATGCATAATCCCGAGCAATGCGGTTCCTGTCTCCAGTAACCGACATACTATCATCGCTACTCATtgttaatttaagttattttaacaaaaacaacacGAAAAACAATCGAAACCAACAAAAAACAATGAATAACAATGTGATATGTATGAGGTTATTTTTAGACTCGATTGACAAGTAGTCAACTTGACGTACGAATGACAGTGACAGCAGACTGACAAGGTGCGTTCAGAAGCaagttcaaaaattaaaaataatatttgaaacaaaacgGTCTTCAATCTTTTGAAggttaacacaaaataaaatatgtgtcgTTTTAAAGTTACCTtcaagttttttataattaattttcaacTACAAAAATTTGATTATGGAATCCTTAGATCGCCTTACAAATGAAATATCGTGCTCAAAGGAccaaaaaatgaatattaaaagtggactgtattgggAAAATTGCGATATACTAAATTTGGGTAAACAATTGATACGAAAGTGCAACATACAAAATACGACAATAGACGAGAAGAATGCCTTTAAAAGAGAAAGACTCACCTAGATGTCCTGCTGTGACATACGCAGGCTCGAGAACCAACAGCCAGGGAGGCTCCTGCAGTACCTTCAGCTCGCCGACTTACCTCAGATTACCGAGTTACCTATAACTGTGGCAAAACACTCGAGCGATGGATTGTCTTCCCAATCTAAAGGCACTGTTGCACTAGGAATATTTTCGGCAATTACGACAATGGTTCGAAAGATTCGAAATTATTCGAGGGTCACACGTCTGACCTCTATAACGACACGAAAGCAAGAGAGTGAGGGAGACGTTCCAAaactaaattttcaaaaagttatttttttttttttaaagttatgtttgtgatgttgccaggcgaaatatagtacaattctgaACACACATCAAACTATAATTTGTTATTGATTAAATATTAGCTGTAGAAGATAAAAGATTTAGAAAAATCTCTGAGGTCTAGTGATTAGACCGTCGGGCTCGCGATCTCACGATTTtcgaggttcgggttcgattcccgatgggaaaaGTGTCGTAATCATTTTGTGATTTGCTGAATCACGCGAAAAAGTGCGAAAGTACGTCCGTCTGGGGCTACCAGTCGAAACGCCTCCAACAACGGAcaagcagtggagcagcgtggtaaaaTATGCTCCAcctcctccggttaattgagggaagGCATATGCCCAGCAATGCGACGTACAGTcaagagcaatataatgtacccactttaggactctgtcgcactaacatatttgacatttagtgagacttacagttcaatttgtcaaaaaagttaatgcgacatggtaccaaagtgtatacatattaatgctcgtgactgtactgtGGGGCTATTTAGTTAGGTATTTAAAACATCTAAACTTACTCGTAAGGCACGATTGATAGTAGATCTTCATGGTTCGTGTCAATCAGCTCCCCAAAATATGCCAAGAAATTCAAGTAGCGCTCGTCTCTCGGCGCTAGTGAGAAGTTATTCTTCACAGTATTATCAGCATGGTGGCTTAGGACGAAAGAGTACTCAATATTTACATCCCTCACGCTTTTAAACAGACGATCATTTTGGAAGTCCTCAAAGTATAGGTTCTTAACTGTTTGAGGGTAGAGATGGTAGTCATAGCGCTTTTTAGCGTTTCTAGAATCGATTTGTAAAAGAAATGTGGGTTGTGTGTGCAGAATTATTAAGGAGATGAACTTGAGCCCCAAGTTATTGGTCATGCCCATAGTATTAACTATCCATGGCAGGTCTCGGAGGTGTGGATCGTTGGAACAGTGAGCTATTAGCGCCTCCACGGCCGCGACGTATCGTCTCGGGTTGTCCATTGTGTTTATCATGCCCACATTCAACATCCTGAAAAAGAACAAAGGTGTGTGTATTAAGTAACGAACAGAATTTTGCGATTGAATTTGTTATAGTAATttacgttttttcttttttttcaaacaATTTATTACGTTACGATCGCGTAACATTGAAGTGGCGGGCCGTTTAAACGCTTAATAGACCACTGCAAATCTATCTTTCTAACAATTGGACACTGCACTATCTAGGGGTTTCGGCTGTCGATACTAGATATGACTCCCAGTGAGGACATATCAAAAAGCACTTTATGAAACTGTCCCTAGCAGCTGGCGGTCATAGCAAAATACTTAAGAGGAGCGAGACATGGCGCCCcacaaaatacagtttttttttcgccgccgaaatataaataaatcttttaaaaatgtcgtttGTGGCCACCCGTTAAATCTATGAGTTTTATATGGCCGCTAAGAGGCCGAATTAacagggcaggtgtgcccaatccaataactcccctgtagatccggggctgccagccagggtgTTCCCGTCTGAGCCGATTTTGGCGCTCCCCCTAAAGTGGCGACCGGTGCCGTCGCACCGTTCGTTCCGCCCTAGGGAAGCCACTGGTCCCTAttgtggttaggacattgcaaggtCTAGGGTATACTGGTTGGACTATTGGGAAGGGAATGTAGCAATTGTCACTTCCTCAGACTGAAAAGACAGCCTGCAGGACTGCGCTGGAAGGGACTTCTGAGAATAACCGTAAGTTTTATCATCAAACTGAAATCAACATACATCTGCGGAGTCTTCAAGTGCGTAAAGTTAGGTCCGAGTAGCGGCTCTGTGAGCACGGTGGCGGATACATTCCCGGGGAGGGTGACCTCGCACTGGCCAGGGTCGAGGTCTACTAGAAGCACGGGCCCAGTGCTCACCAGTCTATTAACGTAGTACCGCAGGAATGTCGACTTGCCTGTGCCTTTGCCGCCGCACACTATGCCCCTACTGTTTTTATCTGCAAGATGAATTTGGAATCATGAATATTGGCTGGAAAAGTAACTTTGGAATAAACTAGATCCTAGCTTGTGTGGATTTGATAAAGTATATTGTAACAGGTGTACAATCAAAGATCAAAATTACTTGTAAACAGTGTTGAAATTATGagccattagttgtcataattataaaattatgtttttgtagctGTTTTtgttctattacagaaacgacgtaCTGATGTAGTTGTTACACAAGGCATATCAGGTGCCTttgcgactcaataataaccctgacaccagggttgttggggttggtaatccacttcataacccacatgataagaagagaGAGTGAAGATGTACTTACTTGAACCATATTTGATAGCTTGTTTCCAACTAATATTCTCCTCAAAACATTTCCAAGGTCTTGTCAAGTACAAAGAGCAGCCAAGTATCTGAGAAGCTTTCTTTAAGCAGTGCTCTATATTCTTATTGggtttactaaataaatctgTGACTGAGAAATTGTTCTCCACAAAGTCCATTTTCTTACTCCGCAAAGGCTGCATGCATACTACACCATCATATTCACCGAGTGTCGTGACTATGTCTTCTGCTTCAGATACAGACATTCCAACAGAGGTCAGTTTCCCAAACAAGCCATAATAAGCATTCTGGTTTTCCACTGTTCTCAAATAATGGGCGTAGTTGTAATTAGGTGCATACACCTCACATGGTTTATCTTTTAAAGTGTATCCTTGTACTTCAATGGATCCTCCTAGAGCCCTCACTTTCACCTTCCCGTGTATGTACATTTGTGCTGGATGTTGCAATATAAATACACAACTGTTATTCTTGCCATAATATACTTTAACTGGATTAATAGGCTTTCTTTCTTCTAAATCTGTAAGTTCTTTCTCAGATGTTTCTTCTGATTGTATGGTATCATAAAGAGCTGTACTATCTTCATTGGGTTGGATGCTTGCATCAAAGTCTGTTGTGTCAAGATCTATTTCCTCAACGGCTGGAACATTATCCACTTCTGGTATTAAACTCCCGACTTCATCTTCAGTTTGCATGTCAACTACACTCACATTTTTCTCATCAGTCTGAAATAAGTCATATTCATCTGCAAAAACAACATTTTGCTTATCTGATGGTAAGTTTCTTATAGTAGGATGTCTGTACTCCCCAAGGATGTCAGCCAGACTTTCGCTCTGCATATCTGTTGCTATTACCGACACAAATGGTGACGACTGATTTGTAGTATCTGAATCTAATGACGTATCATTTAAGGAGAAGTTTTCTGCT
It contains:
- the LOC126374147 gene encoding polynucleotide 5'-hydroxyl-kinase NOL9; the protein is MLVLENSVMEFFEKAHVAKSNNSSRKEHKSEENVKKQLKQMLYGYQHSDNALIRDSVNVANELDDSSSVSGFSDLNLTISSSAADTSQETIDTDYKDVDASKVSNLSLEESVNESFLYDDVSNNQSCKESISEYSEDVESLSEDSFHGKTDNTSDSDKDTLDSSFIETSTDIDSDSEGDSEFDVDGVLAAKILEKLNTKESKKNRKRKLNEMEVKKKSKEPLGSTPKYNGPFRPEEDSSKNDDMKVGELSDGVNNIKLPKTKKFNGPYKPKDDESSEEDLAENFSLNDTSLDSDTTNQSSPFVSVIATDMQSESLADILGEYRHPTIRNLPSDKQNVVFADEYDLFQTDEKNVSVVDMQTEDEVGSLIPEVDNVPAVEEIDLDTTDFDASIQPNEDSTALYDTIQSEETSEKELTDLEERKPINPVKVYYGKNNSCVFILQHPAQMYIHGKVKVRALGGSIEVQGYTLKDKPCEVYAPNYNYAHYLRTVENQNAYYGLFGKLTSVGMSVSEAEDIVTTLGEYDGVVCMQPLRSKKMDFVENNFSVTDLFSKPNKNIEHCLKKASQILGCSLYLTRPWKCFEENISWKQAIKYGSNKNSRGIVCGGKGTGKSTFLRYYVNRLVSTGPVLLVDLDPGQCEVTLPGNVSATVLTEPLLGPNFTHLKTPQMMLNVGMINTMDNPRRYVAAVEALIAHCSNDPHLRDLPWIVNTMGMTNNLGLKFISLIILHTQPTFLLQIDSRNAKKRYDYHLYPQTVKNLYFEDFQNDRLFKSVRDVNIEYSFVLSHHADNTVKNNFSLAPRDERYLNFLAYFGELIDTNHEDLLSIVPYEVNLKDLNIGLNVKVSHDAVTKVINGKVVALCQHSGDRRLFTLADTPLRCFGAGLVRGVDEARGVVLVLTPQRAAADTLLYAAWAPELRTEAALPPGLPVPYRTAARYDQRQHMFAPKRRFNPVQLLKMSRRT